From a region of the Seleniivibrio woodruffii genome:
- a CDS encoding class I SAM-dependent methyltransferase, which produces MPPIAPAVSVQVTPAAEKSIKKGHPWVYAEAVVKTSREADAGDIAAIFSSKREFVALGLFDPTSPIRIRILSTKPKTTIDSEWLTSAITSALEKRQKLFDDPDTDGFRLLHGENDNIPGLVADIYRNVLVIKIDTAGWMPHIELICDIFSALVKPETIVLRLSRTIEPTGKYSDGAILRGRPVKGAVVFSENGLLFEADPVNGQKTGFFLDQRENRAKAGKLAKGRDVLNIFAYNGGFSLYAAQGGARSVISLDIAPQALEAAKRNFALNPQLAAKHETICADAFEAMKHMADRGRKFGMVIVDPPSFARKQADIPNALAAYEKLTRLGVNLTDKDGILISASCSARVSAEDFFDAVLKTVRKSGRKFTEIDRTLNAPDHPVGFAEGAYLKCIYIRLS; this is translated from the coding sequence ATGCCGCCAATAGCCCCCGCAGTATCAGTTCAGGTGACACCCGCCGCAGAAAAGAGTATTAAGAAAGGACACCCATGGGTGTATGCCGAAGCGGTGGTAAAAACCAGCCGTGAAGCCGATGCAGGCGACATAGCGGCCATATTCAGCTCCAAGAGGGAGTTTGTGGCTCTGGGGCTCTTCGACCCGACATCCCCTATCAGGATACGCATTCTCTCCACAAAGCCTAAAACCACCATCGACAGCGAGTGGCTGACATCCGCCATAACCTCTGCACTGGAAAAACGGCAGAAACTTTTCGATGATCCCGATACTGACGGTTTCCGCCTGCTCCACGGCGAAAACGATAATATCCCCGGCCTTGTGGCGGACATCTACCGCAACGTTCTGGTCATAAAGATCGATACCGCAGGGTGGATGCCCCACATCGAGCTGATATGCGACATTTTCTCAGCACTTGTTAAGCCGGAAACCATCGTCCTCAGGCTCTCCCGCACAATTGAACCCACCGGAAAATATTCTGACGGAGCCATCCTCAGAGGCAGACCTGTTAAAGGTGCGGTTGTGTTCTCGGAGAACGGGTTACTTTTCGAGGCTGATCCGGTCAACGGTCAGAAGACCGGATTTTTTCTGGATCAGAGGGAGAACAGAGCAAAGGCAGGAAAACTCGCAAAAGGACGTGACGTTTTAAATATATTCGCATACAACGGCGGGTTCTCATTATATGCGGCTCAGGGCGGCGCAAGGTCAGTGATCAGTCTGGACATAGCCCCGCAGGCTCTGGAGGCCGCAAAGCGCAACTTTGCCCTCAATCCTCAGCTTGCAGCAAAGCACGAGACCATCTGTGCCGACGCATTCGAAGCCATGAAGCATATGGCTGACAGGGGCAGGAAATTCGGGATGGTGATCGTCGATCCCCCCTCGTTCGCACGCAAGCAGGCGGACATACCCAACGCCCTCGCGGCTTACGAAAAGCTCACCAGACTTGGTGTAAACCTCACGGATAAAGACGGAATACTCATATCCGCTTCCTGCTCGGCAAGGGTAAGTGCGGAGGATTTTTTCGACGCAGTATTGAAAACTGTAAGAAAATCAGGCAGGAAATTCACCGAAATTGACCGCACCCTCAACGCTCCGGATCATCCTGTGGGCTTTGCGGAGGGCGCATACCTTAAATGCATTTATATAAGGCTCAGTTGA
- a CDS encoding TlpA family protein disulfide reductase — protein sequence MRKFIIITAVLLLPFGLFAGQLKTAETADIIKAAKSFKGKTVVVFWAPWCPHCMRELRMLRNSPDFIRKNNIQVIGITKQNDEKNAESAIKEERFPFRFYTGSQALHKDMMKIDAVPFTRVYNSKGEVLDEEYGSQTLEDIELMVN from the coding sequence ATGAGAAAGTTTATCATCATAACAGCCGTGCTTCTGCTTCCGTTCGGTCTTTTTGCCGGACAGCTGAAAACAGCGGAAACGGCGGATATCATTAAAGCGGCTAAATCGTTCAAAGGAAAGACCGTTGTCGTGTTCTGGGCGCCCTGGTGTCCCCACTGCATGCGTGAGCTGAGAATGCTCAGGAACAGTCCGGATTTTATCAGAAAGAACAATATTCAGGTAATAGGCATAACCAAACAGAACGATGAGAAGAACGCAGAATCCGCTATCAAAGAAGAAAGATTCCCTTTCAGGTTCTACACCGGGTCTCAGGCTCTGCACAAAGATATGATGAAGATAGATGCCGTACCGTTCACCAGAGTGTACAACAGTAAGGGCGAGGTTCTGGACGAGGAATACGGATCTCAGACCCTTGAAGATATTGAGTTAATGGTCAACTGA
- a CDS encoding sensor histidine kinase: MRQLSKADKAVFIINDSGELIHADEQARTLISETDVAERLSAVAEGFSSVLLSSGCAEVPYSVTCRHIQENGIRVIIFEDVCGRSELIRLASIGSIMPSIAHEMRNPLTGISVLLDDIHDRLTGKEDERRLIRMSIAEIERLERMLNDALVYSGGGSSVMFDENIGDILSEVLMLNHKLCTVNRIEVHGDISPDIPEILADGGKLRQAFHNLIINAVEAMPGGGNLTLSAYVSDGKINIHIKDTGYGIAEEKLHMIFEPFFTDKSEGSGIGLSVVREIIRMHGGEISVRSEIGKGTDFCITLNI; the protein is encoded by the coding sequence ATGAGGCAATTATCAAAGGCTGACAAGGCTGTATTTATTATAAATGATAGCGGAGAGCTTATCCATGCAGACGAACAGGCCCGCACTCTGATAAGTGAGACAGATGTTGCTGAGCGTCTTTCAGCTGTTGCCGAGGGCTTTTCATCCGTCCTGCTTTCGAGCGGGTGCGCAGAAGTTCCATATTCGGTAACTTGCAGGCATATTCAGGAAAACGGCATCAGGGTCATTATCTTTGAAGACGTGTGCGGACGTTCGGAGCTCATTCGTCTGGCCTCAATAGGCAGCATAATGCCTTCGATAGCCCACGAAATGCGCAACCCCCTCACAGGAATCAGTGTTCTTCTTGACGATATCCACGACAGACTCACAGGAAAAGAGGACGAAAGACGCCTTATCCGTATGTCCATTGCCGAAATAGAGAGGCTGGAGCGGATGCTTAACGATGCGCTTGTATATTCCGGCGGCGGAAGCTCCGTGATGTTCGATGAAAATATCGGCGATATCCTTTCGGAAGTGCTCATGCTTAACCACAAGCTCTGCACTGTCAACAGAATTGAGGTTCACGGAGATATCTCCCCTGACATCCCGGAAATTCTTGCCGATGGCGGAAAGCTGAGGCAGGCATTTCATAACCTGATAATAAATGCAGTTGAGGCGATGCCGGGTGGCGGAAATCTGACACTCAGTGCCTATGTGTCTGACGGTAAAATAAATATCCATATAAAAGACACCGGATACGGAATAGCGGAAGAGAAGCTGCACATGATATTCGAGCCTTTTTTCACCGATAAAAGTGAAGGAAGCGGAATAGGGCTGTCGGTTGTGCGTGAGATAATCAGGATGCACGGCGGCGAAATCAGCGTCAGAAGCGAGATTGGAAAGGGCACAGACTTTTGTATCACCTTAAATATTTAG
- a CDS encoding phosphate/phosphite/phosphonate ABC transporter substrate-binding protein, translated as MRKLIFIFLILSLAMTALADRERVFTVGVRAFNGVQESYRSWSPTLLYLEQNQNKYSFYLMPVFGFEQMRKLLETGQIDFVITQPAEAVILHEKYGSRIILTLLREYSGRTVSYFSSAMFTRAERDDIKDFDDMKGKTLAAIDPEGFGAYWMILKELRDAGLKEGKDFNMVFTGTQDKVVESVLEGRADAGTVRSGILEKMAKNGHIDLKNIKVINSVTDGLPLLHSTKLYPEWAFSAGKDVSEETVNEVQNILTNIPQDAQVLKESGYAGWILPVSYISVYDIMKDLKKGLYEEQPMLGFSDWPFYMKILVPILIIWVIILGYVGFSIYRK; from the coding sequence ATGCGCAAGCTGATTTTTATTTTTCTTATTCTATCACTGGCCATGACTGCGCTTGCAGACAGGGAAAGGGTTTTTACCGTCGGGGTCAGGGCTTTTAACGGAGTGCAGGAATCCTACAGATCGTGGTCGCCGACACTTCTTTATCTGGAACAGAACCAGAACAAATATTCCTTTTATCTTATGCCTGTTTTCGGGTTTGAGCAGATGCGCAAACTGCTGGAGACCGGACAGATAGATTTTGTGATAACCCAGCCCGCAGAGGCCGTCATTCTGCATGAAAAATACGGTTCAAGGATCATTCTGACACTTCTTCGGGAATACAGCGGCAGAACCGTGTCATATTTTTCGTCAGCCATGTTCACCAGAGCGGAGAGGGACGATATTAAAGATTTCGACGACATGAAAGGGAAAACTCTGGCCGCTATAGATCCTGAAGGGTTCGGAGCCTACTGGATGATCCTGAAAGAACTCAGGGATGCCGGACTGAAAGAGGGAAAGGATTTTAATATGGTTTTCACAGGCACTCAGGACAAGGTTGTTGAGAGTGTTTTGGAGGGAAGGGCAGATGCCGGAACTGTACGTTCGGGTATTTTGGAAAAGATGGCGAAAAACGGCCATATAGATTTAAAGAATATAAAAGTCATAAACAGCGTAACAGACGGCCTCCCGCTTCTGCACAGCACAAAGCTTTATCCTGAATGGGCATTTTCCGCCGGAAAAGATGTCAGCGAAGAGACTGTGAACGAGGTTCAGAACATACTGACAAACATCCCGCAGGATGCTCAGGTGCTTAAAGAAAGCGGATATGCCGGATGGATACTCCCTGTGAGCTACATCAGCGTTTATGATATTATGAAAGACCTCAAAAAAGGCCTTTATGAGGAACAGCCTATGCTCGGCTTCTCCGACTGGCCTTTCTATATGAAAATTCTTGTGCCCATACTTATAATCTGGGTGATCATACTGGGTTATGTCGGTTTTTCAATATATAGAAAATGA
- a CDS encoding multidrug effflux MFS transporter: MISSLKIKNPSLYIVFLSLIGATPPLATDMYLAAIPRIAAEWNVHVAEVNLSLVLWFAAFSLSLLIFGPLSDRFGRRPVLLFGLGLFVVSSFLCGLSVDPVSLIIFRIIQGIGAAAPSSMVMAICRDKYDGRERQRALAYIGVILAVAPMVAPSIGTMLLHLGSWRLIFFTQAGMVAITTIIALGYEETAKERINGSIPFLFSRYKSLIHNREYAAATTIMGLSIAPFYGFIAVSPVIYIKVFGLSEAYFSILFGMNAVCAMAGSFVSAKISIKASQAKMMTVGFTGAFAGGLGVLLLGHMGYQFFAAGMFTFAFFTGFNRPVSSSLVLEQVKTDIGSASSFMVFYQFMTGAVCMWLVTMPHKDPLRFYGILITSITLTVLLVWPVLFKWLRKKGGI; this comes from the coding sequence ATGATTAGTTCTCTGAAGATCAAAAACCCCTCACTTTACATAGTTTTTCTTTCGCTGATAGGCGCAACACCACCCCTTGCAACAGATATGTATCTGGCGGCCATTCCCAGAATTGCGGCGGAATGGAACGTTCATGTTGCAGAGGTCAATCTGTCGCTGGTTTTGTGGTTTGCGGCGTTCAGCCTTTCGCTTCTTATTTTCGGCCCGCTTTCCGACAGGTTCGGGCGAAGGCCTGTCCTTCTTTTCGGTCTTGGGCTTTTCGTTGTTTCCAGTTTTCTCTGCGGGCTGTCTGTGGATCCCGTTTCGCTTATCATTTTCAGGATAATTCAGGGCATAGGCGCCGCCGCTCCCTCTTCGATGGTAATGGCCATATGCAGGGATAAATATGACGGTCGTGAAAGACAGAGGGCGCTGGCATATATAGGCGTGATACTCGCCGTTGCTCCCATGGTTGCTCCGTCAATAGGCACCATGCTTCTGCATCTGGGCTCATGGAGGCTTATTTTCTTCACTCAGGCCGGAATGGTGGCCATAACTACCATCATTGCCCTTGGATATGAGGAGACAGCAAAAGAGCGCATAAACGGCAGCATACCTTTTCTGTTCTCACGCTATAAGTCACTTATCCACAACAGGGAATATGCCGCCGCAACAACCATTATGGGGCTTTCGATCGCACCTTTCTACGGCTTCATCGCCGTTTCACCCGTAATATATATCAAGGTCTTCGGGCTTTCCGAGGCATATTTCAGCATTCTTTTCGGTATGAACGCAGTCTGCGCCATGGCGGGTTCTTTTGTCAGTGCAAAAATTTCCATCAAGGCCTCTCAGGCGAAAATGATGACTGTAGGTTTCACAGGAGCCTTTGCCGGAGGGCTTGGGGTTCTGCTTCTGGGTCATATGGGATATCAGTTCTTCGCCGCAGGAATGTTCACTTTCGCTTTTTTCACCGGATTCAACAGACCCGTAAGCTCCAGTCTTGTTCTGGAGCAGGTCAAAACGGATATAGGTTCCGCCTCATCCTTTATGGTGTTTTATCAGTTCATGACCGGAGCTGTCTGCATGTGGCTGGTCACAATGCCCCACAAAGACCCGCTCAGGTTCTACGGAATTCTGATAACGTCTATAACCCTGACCGTTCTTCTTGTCTGGCCGGTGCTGTTTAAATGGCTGAGAAAAAAAGGCGGGATTTAA
- a CDS encoding zinc transporter ZntB: MDKSYITYSFILSETNGWIDTDRTHHSPNLTRKMSWLHMEADSDRTRQWLEQEGINPLAIESLLAEDTRPRAVFYEEGYMLNLRAVNLNTEQDPHDMISVRMLVLKDRIISTSKRQCHAVEDLAIALKQHDAPETTGAVVTLLLEILTERAESYITDLKDDTYELEYRIIDESDINQRRQISEIRRAVITFSRYFSPQKDAASKLAATKGSLFNAEEEQRIQECINKISKFIEDLDALDNRCYVLQDEVTAITNEKINKNMYFISMMAAVFLPLTFLTGLLGVNLGGIPGGRSEWGFFYFIVILVIILVVQMLAIRKSKRFNSKS; the protein is encoded by the coding sequence ATGGATAAATCATATATCACATATAGTTTCATTCTTTCGGAAACAAACGGCTGGATAGATACCGACCGCACACACCACTCGCCTAACCTGACCAGAAAAATGTCGTGGCTCCACATGGAGGCCGACAGCGACCGCACAAGACAGTGGCTGGAGCAGGAAGGGATAAACCCGCTGGCCATTGAAAGCCTTCTGGCGGAGGACACCCGCCCCAGAGCGGTGTTCTATGAGGAAGGATACATGCTGAACCTGCGTGCGGTGAATCTGAACACCGAGCAGGATCCTCACGATATGATCTCAGTCAGGATGCTGGTTCTGAAAGACAGGATAATATCCACCTCAAAAAGACAGTGCCACGCAGTGGAAGACCTTGCCATAGCTCTGAAACAGCATGACGCACCGGAAACAACGGGCGCAGTGGTAACACTTCTGCTGGAGATTCTCACAGAGCGGGCGGAAAGCTACATAACAGACCTGAAAGACGATACCTACGAACTTGAATACCGCATAATTGACGAATCCGACATCAATCAGCGCAGGCAGATATCTGAGATACGCCGTGCAGTCATAACCTTTTCCAGATATTTTTCGCCGCAGAAGGACGCCGCATCAAAACTGGCCGCAACAAAGGGCAGCCTGTTCAATGCCGAAGAGGAACAGCGCATTCAGGAATGCATAAACAAAATAAGCAAATTCATTGAAGATCTGGACGCTCTGGACAACAGATGCTATGTGCTTCAGGACGAAGTGACAGCTATTACCAACGAAAAAATAAACAAGAACATGTATTTCATCTCGATGATGGCGGCTGTGTTTCTGCCGCTGACATTTCTGACAGGACTTCTGGGGGTGAATCTTGGCGGCATACCCGGCGGGCGCAGCGAATGGGGATTTTTCTATTTCATAGTAATACTTGTGATCATTCTTGTGGTGCAGATGCTGGCCATCAGAAAGTCAAAAAGATTTAACAGCAAGTCCTGA
- a CDS encoding sigma-54-dependent transcriptional regulator, whose product MEKILVVDDEIFIRENLERTLTLKGYDVAVAQNRHESIHMLTEGDIDLVLLDLNLGRDSGIDILREMKEVDPEILVIIITGYGTVESAVEALKMGAYDYIKKPFKADALHLIVRLALETRSLKRELKSFKRDGSVLPEVVGVSPAMTDVFRKIREVAKHETATVLITGESGTGKEVVSRAIHNLSPRKDKPFVDINCGSLPYNLLESELFGHEKGAFTDAKTRKIGLLEEAAGGTVFLDEIGEMDMNLQVKFLRVLEERKIRRLGSTRNIDIDVRIIAATNKDLMEAINKKEFREDLFYRLNVFPMALPPLRERTEDIAPLLDHFIKRYSGEFKKDIREVSKEALELFKAYSWPGNIREMKNIVERICIMYEKEIITPDMLPREIAGEKPRPGGHINMHIPADGVDFETMIENIEKQLLSEALVMTGANVLRTSKLLNIPRGTLRYKLEKYGLV is encoded by the coding sequence ATGGAAAAAATACTTGTTGTTGATGATGAAATATTCATCCGGGAAAACCTCGAACGCACTCTCACCCTCAAAGGCTACGACGTAGCCGTCGCTCAGAACCGTCACGAATCAATCCACATGCTTACCGAAGGGGATATCGACCTTGTACTGCTGGATCTTAATCTGGGCAGGGACAGCGGTATCGATATTCTGCGGGAGATGAAAGAGGTCGATCCTGAGATTCTCGTCATAATAATAACAGGTTACGGAACAGTGGAAAGTGCCGTGGAAGCCCTTAAGATGGGGGCATACGACTACATAAAGAAGCCTTTCAAGGCGGATGCCCTGCACCTGATAGTCAGGCTCGCCCTTGAAACCAGAAGCCTTAAGCGTGAGCTTAAATCCTTTAAAAGGGACGGCTCTGTATTGCCGGAGGTGGTTGGGGTCAGCCCCGCCATGACCGACGTTTTCAGAAAGATCAGAGAAGTGGCCAAGCACGAGACCGCCACTGTGCTTATCACAGGGGAGAGCGGAACCGGAAAAGAGGTTGTCTCCAGAGCCATCCACAACCTGTCCCCCAGAAAAGACAAGCCCTTTGTGGACATAAACTGCGGCTCACTGCCTTATAACCTTCTCGAATCAGAGCTTTTTGGCCATGAGAAAGGAGCGTTCACCGATGCCAAAACCAGAAAGATAGGTCTTCTGGAAGAGGCGGCGGGCGGAACGGTTTTTCTGGACGAGATAGGCGAGATGGATATGAACCTTCAGGTCAAGTTTCTGAGGGTGCTTGAAGAACGTAAGATACGCAGGCTGGGAAGTACCAGAAACATCGATATTGATGTGCGGATCATTGCCGCAACAAACAAGGACCTTATGGAGGCCATCAACAAGAAGGAATTCCGTGAGGATCTGTTTTACAGGCTGAACGTTTTCCCAATGGCTCTGCCCCCTTTGAGGGAGCGCACGGAGGATATCGCCCCTCTGCTTGATCACTTTATAAAAAGGTACAGCGGAGAGTTTAAAAAGGACATCAGAGAGGTCTCGAAAGAGGCTCTGGAGCTTTTCAAGGCATATTCATGGCCGGGCAACATACGGGAGATGAAGAACATTGTCGAACGTATCTGTATTATGTATGAAAAAGAGATAATAACGCCTGATATGCTTCCCAGAGAGATAGCGGGTGAGAAACCGAGGCCGGGCGGGCATATAAACATGCATATTCCGGCTGACGGTGTCGATTTTGAGACTATGATAGAGAACATCGAAAAACAGCTTCTTTCGGAAGCCCTTGTCATGACAGGCGCAAACGTTCTGCGCACTTCAAAACTTCTCAATATTCCCAGAGGGACACTCAGGTATAAGCTGGAAAAATACGGTCTGGTGTAG
- a CDS encoding methyl-accepting chemotaxis protein — protein MRIKAKLNIFFGILFAVSVFTAVCLGIKLSAAKSASAVQDERTRQILTVNTLKTYNSGIALAAMDMIVDKASGTIAPELVDEVGTFYKDIDEMKEQIRGYAATDEEKADIEKILTNFENQKTLVTGELFDAVRNGADETVFASLDDRIDTLASENDQAIEYLTSLITNEYEIASDANRTAVNSAAFWVFFTSTVIAVLSAVIYVLVNLQVVRKLYDFINILKEFTGGKGDLTKRINIHSKDEIGEMAGHFNTFVGNIQEIVSEVKSNSEGVSASAEELNSTMKHMTETFMENSRQVESIASAISEISATSDVMVDNIQQAAVPLNEAVESTKDGAEKLEQVKKGMDSITKSTSRLAETIENLTTSSGQIGEILNVISDIADQTNLLALNAAIEAARAGEAGRGFAVVADEVRKLAERTQSATSEIDTIIRTFIADTRSASGEMGDAEKNIELGNRLIEQTDASFRKIVDAINEVNLSNGAVRLAIGEQSEGIQNVNENAVQMSQGLESNVNTMGEVNSTIDQLAQQAVHLNNVVERFKV, from the coding sequence ATGAGGATCAAAGCAAAACTTAACATCTTTTTCGGTATATTATTCGCAGTTTCAGTTTTCACGGCTGTTTGTCTCGGGATAAAACTTTCGGCGGCAAAGAGCGCCTCCGCAGTTCAGGACGAACGCACGAGACAGATACTCACTGTCAACACCCTTAAAACATACAACAGCGGGATAGCCCTTGCGGCAATGGACATGATTGTGGACAAAGCTTCAGGAACCATAGCCCCTGAACTTGTTGATGAGGTCGGTACATTTTACAAAGATATCGATGAAATGAAGGAACAGATCCGCGGGTATGCTGCTACAGATGAGGAAAAGGCTGATATTGAAAAGATACTCACGAATTTTGAAAATCAGAAGACACTGGTCACCGGAGAACTTTTCGATGCTGTCAGAAACGGTGCTGACGAAACCGTTTTTGCATCCCTTGACGACAGGATTGACACTCTGGCATCGGAGAACGATCAGGCGATAGAATACCTCACTTCGCTTATTACCAACGAATATGAAATAGCTTCCGATGCGAACAGAACGGCGGTCAACTCTGCTGCTTTCTGGGTCTTCTTCACTTCAACAGTAATAGCCGTTCTTTCGGCTGTGATATACGTTCTCGTAAACCTTCAGGTGGTCAGAAAACTCTATGATTTTATCAATATCCTCAAAGAGTTCACCGGAGGCAAGGGCGACCTCACAAAGCGAATCAACATTCACTCCAAGGATGAAATAGGGGAAATGGCAGGCCATTTCAACACCTTCGTGGGCAACATTCAGGAGATAGTTTCCGAGGTTAAGAGCAATTCCGAAGGGGTCAGTGCCAGTGCGGAGGAGCTTAACTCCACAATGAAGCATATGACCGAGACCTTTATGGAAAATTCCCGTCAGGTGGAGTCAATAGCCTCCGCCATCAGCGAAATAAGCGCCACCAGCGACGTTATGGTGGACAACATACAGCAGGCCGCAGTTCCTCTTAATGAAGCCGTTGAGAGCACAAAGGACGGCGCAGAAAAGCTGGAGCAGGTCAAAAAAGGCATGGACAGCATAACAAAGTCCACTTCCAGACTTGCAGAGACAATCGAAAACCTGACGACATCATCAGGGCAGATCGGCGAGATTCTGAACGTTATCAGCGATATCGCCGACCAGACCAACCTCCTCGCCCTTAACGCCGCAATTGAGGCCGCAAGAGCAGGTGAAGCGGGCAGGGGCTTTGCTGTGGTTGCGGACGAGGTTCGCAAGCTTGCGGAGAGAACCCAGTCTGCCACATCCGAGATAGACACCATCATCAGAACTTTCATCGCAGACACCAGATCCGCATCGGGCGAGATGGGCGATGCGGAAAAGAACATAGAGCTGGGCAACAGGCTCATTGAGCAGACGGACGCTTCATTCAGAAAGATCGTCGATGCCATAAACGAGGTGAATCTCAGCAACGGTGCGGTCAGGCTGGCCATAGGCGAGCAGAGCGAAGGGATTCAGAACGTAAACGAGAACGCTGTGCAGATGTCACAGGGACTTGAGAGCAACGTCAACACTATGGGCGAGGTGAACAGCACCATAGATCAGCTTGCTCAGCAGGCTGTGCATCTTAATAACGTGGTGGAACGCTTTAAAGTTTAG
- a CDS encoding sensor histidine kinase: MIIPEVKSVRTKLFIFVMLTILLMCAVFAVTLYTMTLSNIKERAAAAFRTSFALLNENIKSLQVDLLKYTDILSQSVYLRDMEFGTEAGLREGAGRMAELANLGNIGALAVFDEVGNPIVFAFRKNGDYFSGYMLNGRLSVIKDGAAVESGDETRFIRTFLGKSKNLRPGYNFSDLSGVLAAQYTGKTVKDGKNFSITASDFLDSTFVRKISSSTGMDFTYYINGKTAFSGNFKPEAPLTTPFPSGAETAEKIVKYEGMNVYFQKWVIDGDTSVDFGFAAQDYALRDIRRNILVGFIMIWCFVVVLVVPVSLFLLNLAVTKPLRELQAAVRKAESLDYDQFLPIKRSDEIGDLVSAYNELIKRIKEREAELQDMNGRLKGMVELETGLRQKNEQLLFEQQKFVDMGRMVNAIAHQWRQPLNIIGLAVQSFVINYREKRIDMAEADDFEEKVMAMLQHMSATIDDFRNFFRSDKTEKQFSVITGMVEVIRLINAQLKYNGVTLNYTCRSGSEIFVFEEGMQENPGKMAETAIVSGFPGEFKQAVMNIVQNSRDAVSKKLSGGAVREGIIDIVLEVGESDVTFTISDNGGGIDPDVIDRIFDPYFTTKQNESGTGIGLYMTKTIIEGHMKGRISASNTNNGAVFTVVLPKFTS; the protein is encoded by the coding sequence ATGATTATTCCTGAAGTCAAAAGTGTTCGGACAAAACTGTTTATCTTTGTCATGCTCACCATCCTTCTGATGTGTGCCGTCTTTGCCGTCACTCTGTATACGATGACCCTGTCGAACATAAAAGAGCGTGCCGCCGCTGCTTTCCGTACATCTTTCGCTCTGCTCAACGAAAATATCAAGAGTCTTCAGGTTGATCTGCTTAAATATACCGATATTCTCTCTCAGTCGGTCTATCTGCGTGATATGGAGTTTGGCACTGAGGCAGGACTCAGAGAGGGAGCCGGACGGATGGCAGAGCTTGCCAATCTGGGCAATATCGGCGCACTGGCTGTTTTTGATGAGGTCGGAAACCCTATTGTGTTTGCATTCCGGAAGAACGGCGACTATTTCAGCGGATATATGCTGAACGGAAGGCTTTCGGTTATTAAAGACGGTGCGGCTGTTGAATCCGGAGATGAGACACGGTTCATCCGGACGTTTCTCGGCAAGTCGAAAAATCTCAGGCCGGGGTATAATTTCAGCGATCTTTCCGGTGTTCTGGCTGCCCAATACACGGGCAAGACAGTTAAAGACGGAAAAAACTTTTCAATAACAGCTTCCGATTTTCTGGACAGCACTTTCGTCAGAAAAATATCCTCTTCCACAGGAATGGATTTCACCTATTATATAAACGGAAAAACAGCTTTCAGCGGAAACTTTAAACCGGAAGCCCCCTTGACAACGCCCTTTCCGTCAGGTGCCGAGACTGCGGAGAAAATCGTTAAATATGAAGGGATGAACGTCTATTTTCAGAAATGGGTGATAGACGGCGACACCTCGGTGGATTTCGGTTTCGCCGCACAAGACTACGCACTCAGGGACATCCGCAGGAATATTCTGGTGGGCTTCATAATGATCTGGTGCTTCGTCGTTGTTCTGGTGGTTCCTGTGAGCCTTTTCCTGCTTAATCTGGCTGTAACAAAGCCTCTGAGAGAGCTTCAGGCGGCTGTGAGAAAAGCCGAGTCTCTCGATTATGACCAGTTTCTCCCCATTAAGCGCAGCGACGAGATAGGTGATCTTGTTTCCGCCTATAACGAACTTATAAAGAGGATAAAAGAGCGTGAGGCCGAACTGCAGGATATGAACGGAAGGCTCAAGGGGATGGTTGAGCTGGAGACAGGACTCAGGCAGAAGAACGAACAGCTCCTTTTCGAACAGCAGAAGTTTGTGGATATGGGACGTATGGTTAACGCCATCGCCCACCAGTGGCGTCAGCCGCTGAATATCATCGGCCTTGCGGTTCAGAGCTTTGTTATAAACTACAGGGAGAAGCGGATAGACATGGCCGAGGCCGACGACTTTGAAGAGAAGGTCATGGCAATGCTTCAGCATATGTCCGCCACCATAGACGATTTCCGCAATTTCTTCCGATCCGACAAGACAGAGAAGCAGTTTTCTGTAATAACGGGTATGGTTGAGGTTATAAGGCTCATAAACGCCCAGCTGAAATACAACGGAGTAACCCTTAACTATACATGCAGAAGCGGTTCCGAAATTTTTGTTTTTGAAGAGGGCATGCAGGAGAACCCCGGAAAGATGGCTGAAACCGCCATAGTCAGCGGTTTTCCGGGTGAGTTTAAACAGGCGGTAATGAATATTGTCCAGAACTCAAGGGATGCCGTTTCAAAAAAACTGAGCGGCGGGGCTGTCAGAGAGGGTATAATAGACATTGTTCTTGAGGTTGGGGAGTCTGACGTGACTTTCACAATATCCGATAACGGCGGCGGAATAGATCCGGATGTCATCGACCGGATTTTCGATCCTTATTTCACAACAAAACAGAACGAAAGCGGAACCGGCATCGGTCTGTATATGACAAAAACAATTATAGAAGGGCATATGAAGGGCAGAATTTCAGCTTCAAACACAAATAACGGAGCGGTATTCACTGTTGTTCTGCCGAAGTTCACTTCCTGA